A region from the Triticum urartu cultivar G1812 chromosome 1, Tu2.1, whole genome shotgun sequence genome encodes:
- the LOC125545880 gene encoding LOB domain-containing protein 1-like: MESSGDTAPLHSSPTPTSPPAMATGAAVVMSPCAACKILRRRCVDRCVLAPYFPPTDPHKFATAHRVFGASNIIKLLQDLPEEQRADAVSSMVYEAAARARDPVYGSAGAICQLQRQVDGLKAQLARAQAELAAARAHHAHLVALLCVEVATAAATPPQDAYCTGGGGSQTQLAAPPGVGSAHADALYVVDGGAVGGGGIMQAGHVGWADEPLWT; encoded by the coding sequence ATGGAGTCGTCGGGCGACACGGCGCCGTTGCACTCCTCACCGACCCCGACGTCGCCGCCGGCAATGGCGACGGGGGCGGCGGTGGTGATGAGCCCGTGCGCGGCGTGCAAGATCCTCCGCCGCCGGTGCGTGGACCGCTGCGTGCTGGCGCCCTATTTCCCACCCACGGACCCCCACAAGTTCGCCACCGCGCACCGCGTCTTCGGCGCCAGCAACATCATCAAGCTCCTGCAGGACCTGCCCGAGGAGCAGCGCGCGGACGCGGTGAGCAGCATGGTgtacgaggcggcggcgcgcgcgcgggACCCCGTCTACGGCAGCGCCGGCGCCATCTGCCAGCTCCAGAGGCAGGTCGACGGCCTCAAGGCGCAGCTGGCGCGCGCGCAGGCCgagctcgccgccgcccgcgcccaccACGCGCACCTCGTCGCGCTGCTCTGCGTCGAGgtggccaccgccgccgccacgcctcCGCAGGACGCCTACTGCACCGGCGGAGGCGGATCACAGACCCAGCTCGCCGCACCGCCTGGTGTAGGCTCCGCGCACGCGGACGCGCTTTATGTCGTCGACGGCGGcgcggtgggcggcggcggcatcATGCAGGCCGGGCACGTCGGCTGGGCCGACGAGCCGCTCTGGACATAA